Proteins found in one Miscanthus floridulus cultivar M001 chromosome 4, ASM1932011v1, whole genome shotgun sequence genomic segment:
- the LOC136550787 gene encoding protein LEO1 homolog, which translates to MAGGDRERDVEEETRNQMMQNLFGDQSEDEDEADDDDDVVDEDDGHQLQSPPQHHQELEDDEEDDARSHAHARHGGYHSEEVDGEAENGGEGEGESEGQVGMEEESEGEAHHADLDQGESDGDKVQSSPEREFDDQRMEPDARGMDSEDEGYQQRTVSSRRRGVVASESDGSEDNYYADGAQEDEEPRQTRKQSSPMEEERDHEVVRDVFGESDEDEPAPYRARHEIDEESHRSPMEDEGQYEKDMQPDDVVADEDMRYESDDNRELKPKEKPVGPPLDLVVPFKQPPAEPDKMNVIKVSNIMGIDPKPFDPKTYVEEDAFVTDESGTRKRIRLEDNIVRWRTVRNADGTTSYESNARFVRWKDGSMQLLIGNEVLDISVHEAHHDQSHLFLRHGKGILQSQGRLLHKMRFMPSSLSSKSHRLLTALVDSQNKKTVKMQKWFETKDPEKAKMEKERNQGQTIRAHSILQRKREKVNRKYTQPARPRRQLSPGFLEGALDEDEEPDYGSRRMAGRRHFEDELEAEALAERRIINAKKSNMSRNVPRKPPYPPARPPRRQADEYSESEREESEYETDGEDIEHSPPRGREDELDEEEEYEEDVEEAAPLSDEEMEAPKRKRESGGGGHRREELVSEDDDDDDSPPRKQPAVQHRRKAVVFDDSDED; encoded by the exons ATGGCGGGCGGCGATCGGGAGCGGGATGTGGAGGAGGAGACGCGGAACCAGATGATGCAGAACCTCTTCGGGGACCAgtcggaggacgaggacgaggcggacgacgacgatgacgtcgTCGATGAGGACGACGGCCACCAGCTACAGTCGCCCCCGCAACACCACCAGGAGCTGGAAGACGACGAGGAGGACGACGCCCGCAGCCACGCGCACGCACGTCACGGCGGATACCACTCC GAAGAAGTGGATGGCGAGGCAGAGAATGGAGGGGAAGGTGAAGGCGAAAGTGAGGGGCAAGTTGGAATGGAAGAGGAAAGTGAAGGTGAAGCTCATCATGccgatcttgatcaaggagaaaGTGATGGGGACAAAGTCCAGAGCTCCCCAGAAAGAGAGTTCGATGACCAGAGGATGGAACCTGATGCAAGAGGAATGGATAGTGAAGATGAAGGCTACCAGCAGAGGACAGTATCTAGCAGAAGAAGGGGAGTTGTTGCCTCTGAATCGGATGGATCTGAAGATAATTACTATGCTGATGGAGCTCAAGAAGACGAGGAACCTCGCCAAACAAGGAAACAAAG CTCTCCGATGGAGGAAGAAAGAGATCATGAAGTAGTTCGCGATGTGTTTGGCGAGAGTGATGAAGATGAACCAGCTCCATATCGCGCTAGGCATGAAATTGATGAAGAATCTCAT aGATCTCCCATGGAGGATGAAGGCCAGTATGAGAAGGACATGCAACCAGATGACGTTGTGGCTGATGAAGATATGCGATATGAATCTGATGATAATCGTGAACTGAAACCAAAAGAGAAACCAGTCGGTCCACCGCTAGACTTGGTGGTTCCATTTAAGCAACCACCAGCTGAACCTGACAAA ATGAATGTGATCAAGGTATCAAACATTATGGGGATCGACCCTAAACCCTTTGATCCAAAAACATATGTGGAAGAAGATGCTTTTGTTACAGATGAATCTGGGACTAGGAAAAGGATACGGCTAGAGGACAATATTGTGCGGTGGAGAACCGTTAGGAATGCAGATGGCACTACATCT TATGAAAGCAATGCACGCTTTGTAAGATGGAAGGATGGAAGTATGCAGCTTCTGATTGGCAATGAGGTTCTTGATATTTCTGTACATGAGGCGCATCATGACCAGTCCCATCTGTTTTTGAGGCATGGGAAG GGAATTCTACAATCACAAGGAAGGCTTTTGCACAAAATGCGATTTATGCCATCCTCCTTGTCTTCAAAGTCACATCGCTTATTAACTGCCCTGGTTGATTCTCAGAATAAGAAAACTGTTAAGATGCAAAAATGGTTTGAGACTAAGGATCCTGAGAAAGCGAAAATGGAAAAAGAAAGG AATCAGGGCCAAACTATTCGAGCCCATTCGATCCTTCAACGCAAGAGAGAAAAAGTGAACCGCAAGTACACACAACCTGCCCGGCCAAGGCGGCAGCTTTCTCCAGGGTTCTTAGAAGGCGCTCTAGATGAG GACGAGGAGCCTGACTATGGTTCTCGGCGAATGGCAGGTCGTAGACATTTTGAGGATGAATTGGAGGCTGAAGCACTAGCTGAGAGGCGTATCATTAACGCGAAGAAG TCAAATATGAGCAGAAATGTTCCCCGCAAACCACCGTACCCTCCTGCTCGTCCACCGAGACGTCAAGCTGATGAATACTCGGAGAGTGAGAGGGAGGAGTCAGAGTATGAAACCGACGGCGAGGATATTGAACATTCACCGCCTCGTGGAAGGGAGGATGAGCTGGATGAGGAGGAAGAATATGAGGAAGATGTTGAAGAAGCAGCGCCtctgtcagatgaagaaatggag GCACCAAAACGGAAGAGAGAATCAGGGGGTGGTGGGCACAGGCGCGAGGAGCTGGTGTccgaggatgacgatgacgatgactcTCCACCAAGGAAGCAGCCGGCTGTTCAGCATCGTAGAAAGGCTGTCGTGTTTGATGACAGCGACGAGGACTAG
- the LOC136549322 gene encoding 4-coumarate--CoA ligase-like 5 isoform X1, with protein sequence MPPSPSDPDIDPRSGYCAATRTFHSLRSPAPLPPPDLPLSFPAFALSFLPDPLPPSSRPALVDAGTGAAVPFPAFLSRTRALAAALRARVRLAPGDVAFVLAPAGVHVPVLYYALMAVGAVVSPANPALTAAEVSRLLALSNPRVAFAVAGTRGKLPPGLRTVLLDSPTFLSFLLHEPEDDAAAAVVRQSDPAAVLYSSGTTGRGKAVVITHRNLMPNIATQAPAPGPEVFMVAVPLFHIYGFILCLRVPSAAHTLVLHTARRRFDATAVLADIPRFGVTRLALAPPALLAIVRAAEEDAAATPRVSTLKAVTCGGAPVAADLIARFSRKFPGVSLAQYLQLVKGVWSYGDYIRFLPCCWRRRKRANWIRGPSFMGRPSEDCSSRNRGCPAAWCARGALGPRPFCNESVGYLGQKDSTSEILDSEGWLRTGDVCYIDQDGFIYIVDRLKELIKYKGYQVPPAELENLLQTHPDIDEAAVVPYPDDESGELPVAFIVRRPGSHLHESHIKEFVAKQVVHYKRIHHVFLVDSIPKNVAGKILRKDLAKLALRRISSKL encoded by the exons ATGCCGCCGTCTCCGTCCGACCCTGACATCGACCCGCGCAGCGGCTACTGCGCGGCCACGAGGACGTTCCACAGCCTGCGTTCGCCGGCGCCGCTACCTCCGCCGGACCTCCCGCTCTCCTTCCCGGCCTTCGCGCTGTCCTTCCTCCCCGACCCGCTGCCCCCGTCGTCCCGCCCGGCGCTCGTCGACGCCGGCACCGGCGCGGCCGTCCCGTTCCCGGCGTTCCTGTCCAGGACCCGCGCGCTCGCTGCCGCACTCCGCGCCCGCGTCCGCCTCGCCCCGGGCGACGTCGCCTTCGTCCTCGCGCCCGCCGGCGTCCACGTCCCCGTGCTCTACTACGCGCTCATGGCCGTCGGCGCCGTCGTGTCCCCTGCCAACCCGGCGCTCACCGCCGCCGAGGTCTCCCGCCTGCTCGCGCTCTCCAACCCCCGCGTCGCCTTCGCCGTCGCGGGCACCAGGGGCAAGCTCCCTCCCGGGCTCCGCACCGTGCTGCTCGACTCCCCGACGTTCCTCTCGTTCCTGCTGCACGAGCCCGAggacgacgcggcggcggcggtggtgcgcCAGTCGGACCCGGCGGCGGTGCTGTACTCGTCGGGCACCACGGGGCGCGGCAAGGCGGTCGTGATCACCCACCGCAACCTCATGCCCAACATCGCCACgcaggcgccggcgccggggcCGGAGGTGTTTATGGTCGCCGTGCCCCTCTTCCATATCTATGGCTTCATCCTCTGCCTCAGGGTGCCGTCGGCGGCGCACACGCTGGTGCTGCACACGGCCAGGAGGAGGTTCGATGCCACGGCGGTCCTAGCTGATATACCAAGGTTTGGAGTAACGCGCCTGGCGCTGGCGCCCCCGGCGCTGCTGGCCATCGTGCGGGCCGCCGAGGAGGACGCGGCGGCCACCCCCCGCGTGTCCACGCTCAAGGCGGTGACCTGCGGCGGCGCGCCCGTCGCGGCTGACCTCATTGCGCGCTTCTCGCGCAAGTTCCCCGGCGTAAGCCTTGCCCAG TATCTGCAATTGGTAAAAGGGGTATGGTCTTACGGAGACTACATCCGGTTTCTGCCGTGCTGTTGGAGACGAAGAAAGCGCGCGAATTGGATCCGTGGGCCGTCTTTTATGGGGCGCCCAAGCGAGGATTGTTCATCCAGAAACAGGGGCTGCCCTGCCGCCTGGTGTGCCAGGGGAGCTTTGGGTCCGAGGCCCTTTTGTAATGAAAG CGTAGGTTACCTTGGCCAGAAGGATTCTACATCCGAGATCTTGGACAGTGAAGGATGGTTGAGGACAGGAGATGTTTGTTATATTGACCAAGACGGGTTCATTTACATTGTGGACAGGCTGAAAGAGTTAATTAAGTACAAAGGCTACCAG GTGCCTCCTGCAGAGCTCGAAAACCTGCTTCAGACACACCCAGATATCGATGAAGCCGCAGTTGTCCC ATACCCTGATGACGAGTCTGGAGAGTTGCCGGTAGCGTTCATCGTCAGGCGCCCAGGAAGCCACTTGCACGAATCACACATCAAAGAGTTCGTCGCCAAACAG GTTGTGCACTACAAGCGAATCCACCATGTTTTCCTTGTGGATTCGATACCGAAAAATGTGGCGGGTAAGATTTTACGCAAGGACTTGGCCAAGCTAGCATTGCGGCGTATCAGCTCCAAGCTATAG
- the LOC136549322 gene encoding 4-coumarate--CoA ligase-like 7 isoform X2, with protein sequence MPPSPSDPDIDPRSGYCAATRTFHSLRSPAPLPPPDLPLSFPAFALSFLPDPLPPSSRPALVDAGTGAAVPFPAFLSRTRALAAALRARVRLAPGDVAFVLAPAGVHVPVLYYALMAVGAVVSPANPALTAAEVSRLLALSNPRVAFAVAGTRGKLPPGLRTVLLDSPTFLSFLLHEPEDDAAAAVVRQSDPAAVLYSSGTTGRGKAVVITHRNLMPNIATQAPAPGPEVFMVAVPLFHIYGFILCLRVPSAAHTLVLHTARRRFDATAVLADIPRFGVTRLALAPPALLAIVRAAEEDAAATPRVSTLKAVTCGGAPVAADLIARFSRKFPGVSLAQGYGLTETTSGFCRAVGDEESARIGSVGRLLWGAQARIVHPETGAALPPGVPGELWVRGPFVMKGYLGQKDSTSEILDSEGWLRTGDVCYIDQDGFIYIVDRLKELIKYKGYQVPPAELENLLQTHPDIDEAAVVPYPDDESGELPVAFIVRRPGSHLHESHIKEFVAKQVVHYKRIHHVFLVDSIPKNVAGKILRKDLAKLALRRISSKL encoded by the exons ATGCCGCCGTCTCCGTCCGACCCTGACATCGACCCGCGCAGCGGCTACTGCGCGGCCACGAGGACGTTCCACAGCCTGCGTTCGCCGGCGCCGCTACCTCCGCCGGACCTCCCGCTCTCCTTCCCGGCCTTCGCGCTGTCCTTCCTCCCCGACCCGCTGCCCCCGTCGTCCCGCCCGGCGCTCGTCGACGCCGGCACCGGCGCGGCCGTCCCGTTCCCGGCGTTCCTGTCCAGGACCCGCGCGCTCGCTGCCGCACTCCGCGCCCGCGTCCGCCTCGCCCCGGGCGACGTCGCCTTCGTCCTCGCGCCCGCCGGCGTCCACGTCCCCGTGCTCTACTACGCGCTCATGGCCGTCGGCGCCGTCGTGTCCCCTGCCAACCCGGCGCTCACCGCCGCCGAGGTCTCCCGCCTGCTCGCGCTCTCCAACCCCCGCGTCGCCTTCGCCGTCGCGGGCACCAGGGGCAAGCTCCCTCCCGGGCTCCGCACCGTGCTGCTCGACTCCCCGACGTTCCTCTCGTTCCTGCTGCACGAGCCCGAggacgacgcggcggcggcggtggtgcgcCAGTCGGACCCGGCGGCGGTGCTGTACTCGTCGGGCACCACGGGGCGCGGCAAGGCGGTCGTGATCACCCACCGCAACCTCATGCCCAACATCGCCACgcaggcgccggcgccggggcCGGAGGTGTTTATGGTCGCCGTGCCCCTCTTCCATATCTATGGCTTCATCCTCTGCCTCAGGGTGCCGTCGGCGGCGCACACGCTGGTGCTGCACACGGCCAGGAGGAGGTTCGATGCCACGGCGGTCCTAGCTGATATACCAAGGTTTGGAGTAACGCGCCTGGCGCTGGCGCCCCCGGCGCTGCTGGCCATCGTGCGGGCCGCCGAGGAGGACGCGGCGGCCACCCCCCGCGTGTCCACGCTCAAGGCGGTGACCTGCGGCGGCGCGCCCGTCGCGGCTGACCTCATTGCGCGCTTCTCGCGCAAGTTCCCCGGCGTAAGCCTTGCCCAG GGGTATGGTCTTACGGAGACTACATCCGGTTTCTGCCGTGCTGTTGGAGACGAAGAAAGCGCGCGAATTGGATCCGTGGGCCGTCTTTTATGGGGCGCCCAAGCGAGGATTGTTCATCCAGAAACAGGGGCTGCCCTGCCGCCTGGTGTGCCAGGGGAGCTTTGGGTCCGAGGCCCTTTTGTAATGAAAG GTTACCTTGGCCAGAAGGATTCTACATCCGAGATCTTGGACAGTGAAGGATGGTTGAGGACAGGAGATGTTTGTTATATTGACCAAGACGGGTTCATTTACATTGTGGACAGGCTGAAAGAGTTAATTAAGTACAAAGGCTACCAG GTGCCTCCTGCAGAGCTCGAAAACCTGCTTCAGACACACCCAGATATCGATGAAGCCGCAGTTGTCCC ATACCCTGATGACGAGTCTGGAGAGTTGCCGGTAGCGTTCATCGTCAGGCGCCCAGGAAGCCACTTGCACGAATCACACATCAAAGAGTTCGTCGCCAAACAG GTTGTGCACTACAAGCGAATCCACCATGTTTTCCTTGTGGATTCGATACCGAAAAATGTGGCGGGTAAGATTTTACGCAAGGACTTGGCCAAGCTAGCATTGCGGCGTATCAGCTCCAAGCTATAG
- the LOC136549325 gene encoding 4-coumarate--CoA ligase-like 9 has protein sequence MPPPSASDADIDPRSGYCASTKTFHSLRTPEIIVTIIRIVISNWQTGYGLTETTAGFCRAVGEEESARIGSVGRLSWGAEVKIVHPETGAAMPPDVPGELWVRGPFVMKGYHGEEDSTSEILDSEGWLRTGDVCYIDQDGFIYTVDRLKELIKYKGYQVPPAELESLLQTHPDIVEAAVVPYPDDEAGELPVAL, from the exons ATGCCGCCGCCGTCTGCGTCCGACGCCGACATCGACCCGCGCAGCGGCTACTGCGCGTCCACGAAGACATTCCACAGCCTGCGCACGCCGGAGATTATCGTTACT ATTATACGAATTGTTATTTCCAATTGGCAAACGGGGTATGGTCTCACGGAGACTACAGCCGGTTTCTGCCGTGCTGTTGGGGAGGAAGAAAGCGCGCGAATTGGATCCGTGGGCCGTCTTTCATGGGGCGCTGAAGTGAAGATTGTTCATCCAGAAACAGGGGCTGCCATGCCTCCTGATGTGCCAGGGGAGCTTTGGGTCCGAGGCCCTTTTGTAATGAAAG GTTACCATGGCGAGGAGGATTCTACATCTGAGATCTTGGACAGTGAAGGATGGTTGAGGACAGGAGATGTTTGTTATATTGACCAAGACGGGTTCATTTACACTGTGGACAGGCTGAAGGAGTTAATTAAGTACAAAGGCTACCAG GTGCCTCCTGCAGAGCTGGAAAGCCTGCTTCAGACACACCCAGATATTGTTGAAGCCGCAGTTGTCCC ATACCCTGATGACGAGGCTGGAGAGTTGCCGGTAGCGTTATAA